The DNA segment CACATTGACATTCTTAAATATTGTGGAGAGGTGTCATTGTATGCTGCGCCCTTGTCCTAGGCCGTTTTATGttcaaaacactcactcacttattctctAACTCACTAACTTAACCACTTCACCACCAACCTACTGACTATTTTAAGGCATGATGTCATTAAGCCACTTCTTgagttttaacaatattgcaaTGGAAAGTCTAAAACCTGTTTAGCTTCTATATTTTAATGTGTAAATGTTATCTAACTCACCAACAAAGTTATTACCTTGTGGTGCATTATTTCCTTGGCATATTatgtttttaatatttaaaattcATTGTGATGTGTGATGATGTTTGTTCAAGCATGTACTGTTAtatattgatgagtttagttGATGCAGTCACATTTAATTTGATGTAGGGGCATTAAGTTGATTGAATTGCATGTTATATAACTGAATAAACAGCTTTGTATCAtactaaaacaaaatattgatgttAAATGCAGTGTAGGAAAGATTACCCGTCCCAATGTCTGAGACAGGTGAATTTGGAGGAGGATGGGTTAAAAAAAAACCTGTCCTCATGTCGGGTCCAATGACACAACTGACAAGGATGCAGATTCAGACTATGACTCTTCAAATCTTGATGGCGATGTTGATGATTTGTCTGAAGACTAGGTCTGTAATGTTGTAACCAGATGATTCCACTAGGAGAGATTTAGCAGTCCAAGCTCTGTGTGTGCATATTTAAATGATAGcttgaaacgaaacaaaccagTTTTAGGTTTCAAAGTgatgttttatttatatttggagGACAGGCTAAATTTTAGCAGGACTGGTAAAAATTTGACCTTCCAGTCCTGTGGACAGACTAGATTTTCTTTCCTACGCTGTGataatgacatgatgatgtTATTCTATTCCAGTAAAGGAAGCTGGCAAAGATATCACTTATGGCTTGGTCATTCTAGTTGGTGTTGGTATAACAGGTAAGTAATCCAGTTTTGTTTAAACCAACAAGAGATGATATTCTTTGGATTTCCAGCATATATGAGACATGCGAAAATAtgatcaaacatattttatttgtctCTAAAAcccaaaaaattaaaaatctcTTTTTGGGAGGTATATTCTGAAGTTTAACTTCTTctagaggcatttagaagttgttcatccatgtattgaCATCCTTCCTTATATTCTGAAAacattaatgaaagaaaatgaatgCTGATAGGATTAAAAATATAAGTgatagtaaaacaactagtgTTGTGCTTCTGCTTTTTTTCTGTAGTTAACTGTTGTTAAAAACAGGGTTCAGAGGTCATTGGTGGTTCAGTTGTCAAATGCATTATGCAGAGTAGCATCCCTTGGATGATCACACTGTATTGACAAAATATATGAACGTTGATAAGACAGATTATCAAgattgttttaattttgaaatgtctATTTTTCGTTGTGAAAACAAGAGATATGCTTTGAACATTCAATGTGTTTCTTCCCAAGGTGAAAAAAGGCTCATAGCCTGTTCATTTATCAGGAGATTTTGATGTAAACTAAATCTTTTTGCTGCCAAAATTTATATGAAATCTTGTTTTCATGACATGTTTGTGATTAACAGGGATCATATTCTATGTGGTTGGCCGAGAGCTGTTTTCATCCCAGAGTCCAAGTGGGATATATGGAGATGCTCTGAAGAAGTGTATGCAGAATGATCAAGTAAGTGCTGGACTCCCCAACGTCGTTCTTCCCATGACCCATgcagatccaggttagaatttgcctttattaacccatgcttgttgtaagaggtgacttatgGGTATCAGGTGGAGAGATTCTCCAACTTAGTGTCACCAATTGCAAAGATCAATgctctcatgctgttgatcattggatcatctggtccagacttgattatttacaaactgctgtcatatatctggaatgttttccccatatgggtacaatgtgtgaaaacaatatttaatgtcccgacatgatattgctggaacaatgctaaaagcagtgtaaaaccaaactctggTATTTTAATATCCATGATTCTGTTTCAGTTGATCAGCATGCTGGGAGAGCCAATGAAAGGCTACGGTGAGATGACACGACGCCGGCGTCGAAGACATGTCAGGTAACAAAACCTACATGAATGTACATAAATGAAATTACATTGAGGTCATACTGTCCTCTTACTTTAATCATCCAAAGTCTGGCTAGCTGGCTAATATCCCAGCTGAGTACAACAATGATCATgatgccagtcactggattgtctggtccagattagtTTCAGAGTTCATTCTTACTCCTAGCATCAACAGAAACTTCAAGAAGTCATGTAAATAACACCATGTATTCATTTGCCAAACGTTTGGGACTCATTGTTGTGATGGTCTTATGTTCTTAGTAAACAAAGGGAAGGTGGGGGTAGCTGAATGGTTAATGAAGCCAATTTTGGATGTGGcccactgtaatattgctgctAAAAGCTACATGAAAACATGCTCACTCATTCTGTCAACAACCAGGGacttgattttcgaagctctcttggtGCTAAGACATtcatgagttgatgttaatgtgtggcacttacaactatcttagcactaagagagcttcgaaaatcttggcccTGGCTTCCAACTACCTGGTTTCCCAGTAACTATGTCACTTGGTTGTATTTACTGATTGGTTTATCTTAGTGTTCAGTTCTGTTGTAGCCATCACACCTGTTGACAACAATAGTTACAGTGCTCTGCACTGTTGTAGCCATTTCACCTGTCGATACAATAGTTAGTGTTCAGTTCTGTTGTAGCCATCACACCTGTTGACAACAATAGTTACAGTGTTCTACACTGTTGTAGCCATCACACCTGTTGACAACAATAGTTACAGTGTTTTACTCTGTTGTAGCCATCTCACCTGTTGATACAATAGTTAGTGTTCAGTTCTGTTGTAGCCATCACACCTGTTGACAACAATAGTTACAGTGTTCTACACTGTTGTAGCCATCTCACCTGTTGATACAATAGTTAGTGTTCAGTTCTGTTGTAGCCATCACACCTGTTGACAACAATAGTTACAGTGTTCTACACTGTTGTAGCCATCTCACCCGTTGATACAATAGTTAGTGTTCAGTTCTGTTGTAGCCATCTCACCTGTTGACAACAATAGTTAAAGTGTTCTACACTGTTGTAGCCATCACACCTGTTGACAACAATAGTTACAGTGTTCAGTTCTGTTGTAGCCATCACACCTGTTGACAACAATAGTTACAGTGTTCTACACTGTTGTAGCATCTCACCTGTTGATACAATAGTTAGTGTTCAGTTCTGTTGTAGCCATCACACCTGTTGACAACAATAGTTACAGTGTTCTACACTGTTGTAGCCATCTCACCTGTTGACACAATAGTTTCAGTGTTTTACTCTGTTGTAGCCATCTCACCTGTTGATACAATAGTTACAGTGTTTTACTCTGTTGTAGCCATCTCACCTGTTGATACAATAGTTACAGTGTTTTACTCTGTTGTAGCCTTCTCACCAGTTGACACAATATATACATGTTCTACTCTGTTGAAGCCATCTCACCTGTTGACACAATATATACATGTTCTACTCTGTTGTAGCCATCTCACCTGTTGACACTATAGTCACAGTCGTCTTTTCTGTTGCAGCCATCAAGAGTTCGAGAGTGGTGGTGCGAAATACATGAGGATGCGATTCTATGTTGAAGGCCCTCATGGAAAAGCCACTGTAACTGCTGAGATGAAGCAGGTAATTGTTACGTTCCAAAACATATGATCCGACTAAATTTATCAGGCGTCTCTCTCTACCATTTCTCATACATCTCTCTACTTTGGAGATCCATGAATTtattagaattgattttcattaCAACTATTGCGGACTGGATGGTCAGGtaccctgacttggttgacacattgtatcccagtCGCATAaatcggtgttcatgctgttgatcactggattgtcggtctgactggattatttacagaccatcacccaatagctggaatactgctgagtgtggtacTAAACAACAAATCCACAAGTTGATTGCAGCATTGAACCACaaacaatataaacaataatTGTTAATGATTCAGTGGCCATGACCagctactggcaaacaaggataagttgagcaccgaccTGACAATTGACCCATATTGGCATGTGTGAGTGCCACCCACTGGCACTTGTCATTGTGAGCAAAGGGGCCCAGGTTGTCCGCAGTCAAGTGTTGTTTCTATACCGACTACATGAGAGTCTTATGAGTCAGGCATGTGCAGCTATGTACAAAATCAGTTTCATtgtcatgcactgcacatgcactagcctacatctgctccccctttcacaaaccaagtGGATGTGCTCATTGCCATGCACTGTCTACTTCGCTGTGGAGGTCtaacttatccttgtttaccaATATTTGAGATTCGTTCGTGGCAAACTTTCCTTATATTTCAGAATGATGCAGGGAAGTATGAGTACCGATACATCGTGGCTGAGTTGCAGGGCTATCCAGCACGATCTGTGTTAGTTGTGGACAACACGTGATACACACCAACATCACCTGCATGCAGTGTGTGCTGACCAATCAGCAGTGTCTTGTATAACTGTTATTAGTCTGGAGAAAGATTTTTTTGATGCAGTTTGATATGTGCCATCACTTCGTGTGTGTGCAGATACTTCAAGAAATGGTGTTGTATCTCATTTACATGATTGACCTTTTGTAACATACCGTCAATAAAAGGTGGTTTCTTTTTAATAAAATCATGTTATATATGATAATACTGCACATACTTCAATATGAACAGATCTGATAGTCCAAAGTGATAAACAGATCTGTATTCCACATTATCTGTGTGAAGATCTGACAAATCAGAATGTGAATTTTCTGATCAGGTTATTGGCATCAAGGCTGGTCAAATTTGCAGTAAAAGTTTGCAAGCTTTGAAAACAGCTTGTTTGATTTCTCAAacgttttttcttttttttttatttgttgtgtAATGGCAcgctgagcaatattccaactttgtaaatagtcaagtctggatcagacaatctagtgatctgGATCATACACATGACATGATCACGAATTTAATGATGTATGCAGTGCTGACTTACTTGTACGCTTTACAGTAACACATGTTGGaactcatcctcgatatctccagggtatactttccgaaaagtctccactataccctggatgcatctacggctcagcccgataaatttattacctcccttgtctggctttttatccaatcaggtgtctacgctgagaagttgagcgaaccagtcacaactcacttttgctgttttaattctctaaccgattaaacttggcaaacaaaccatgcagaggtactctgaaagaggtagatggatttcttgcgtATGTTTTTTAAAAACGTTTCTGACCTATAAATTTGCaagtatgatttccccaaattgtgagtcgcacaACGAGCAAACCTTCTtagttgcaactgctacctttcttgacactggcaagttcggttataacggcagccttgctgactggctactgtgaaaatgcggaaccagcaaagggaagtaataaaattatcgggccgacccgtagatgcgtccagggtatagtggagactgttaggaacgtataccctggagctATCGAGGATGGTTGTAACTAGACTGAGTTTTTAAGTGTTTAAAACACTCTCGCTTACTGTTTGCAATACaataacatgtttgatgttatgCTGAATTTTTCAGGTGTGAGTCAGATGCTTACTTGAAACATCTACAGCACTCGCTTACTAAGGTTGCTATACAACTAAATATGTTTGATAAGGCTGAATTTTGTATTGTCTGCTTCACTCGCTTACTCTGCTGTTCAACAACATTTGTTTGACCTTAGGCTGAATTTTGTAACGTCCGCAGAACTGCTACACTGTGCTATACAACAGCATGTTTGACATGGCTGAATTATTAAACATCTGCAGCACTCGCTTACTCTGCTTTCTATACAACATGTTTGACATGGCTGAATCTTGTAACGTCTGTAAGATATGTTTGAACGGGCTGAAACTTGAAACGTCTTCAGCACTCGCTTCCTCTGTTTGCTatacaacaaaatatgtttgacaAGGCTGAAATTTGAAACGTCTGTCGTACCTGCTTACTGTTTTCTATACAAGAACATGTTTGACATGGCTGAATTTTGTATCGTCTGCAGCACTCGCTTACTCTGCTGTTCAACAACATAAGTTTGACCTTGGGGTGAATTTTGTAACGTCTGCAGAACTGCTACACTGTGCTATACAACATGTTTGACATGAATTTTATGACGTCTGCACTACTTGCTTACGAAGTATAATTTACGGTAACTCATCGTTGACGTTAAAATGAATGTTATATCGTCTGCAACACTCTTTTAGGCAGTTTGCTATGCATATGTTTGACATTTGAGGCTTCATTGTATAACAATGCTTACTTTGTGTGCTTTACGGTAACGTGTTTGGCGTTCAGCTGAATTTATGTCTGCGCACTTTGTATGAAGTGAGGTAACTCATGTTTGACGTTTCGCAGAATTTTATATCTGCAAAACGACTTTGGTACTAAACGGTCTTACATGCTTGACACATACTTACCATACTTGGCATTGTCGAGCGGAAGTTTAGccaagtggtgaaagcgttcaaTCCCCAAATGGTAATGGGCGAAGTCCGTTTATGATGTTCCCCGCTGGAATCTTATGCCTGGAGccttgctaaaagcagcttaaaaccaaAAGCCCAGTATTGGCTAGAGTAGTGTAGTGCTAGAGTAGTGTAGGTTTCAAGTAACAAGGCTCTCTAGTACATGTACATAACGGATCTTGAAGGTCAGTGCTTAACTGGCATCGCTCATAAAGTAATTGAACGAGTGAAAGggtgaataagtgagtttagttttacgccacacagcaatattccagccatatggcggccgtctgtaaataatcgagtttggaccagacaatccagtgatcaacaacatgagcatcgatctgtgcaattgggaactgatgacatgtgtcaaccaaatcagcgagtctgaccacccgatctcgtcagttgccacttacgacaagcgcagtcttttatggcaagcatgggttgctgaagacctgttctaccccgggaccttcacgggtccataaaATGACGGTGTCCTCCCAATACGACTACTCTCCAACTGGACTACTTCCCAACTCGACTACTGTTGAAATACTCATTTCAATTAGGCACCCTTTATAATAATGGACTCATTCCACTGACTTAGTTAAGTAAAGaacacaacatttaaaaaaaaataattaaataaccaGGAAACAGGACGGATTGATAATCCTCACTTGTTTGATCAGCTATTTGTTTATACAAACATTA comes from the Haliotis asinina isolate JCU_RB_2024 chromosome 12, JCU_Hal_asi_v2, whole genome shotgun sequence genome and includes:
- the LOC137258058 gene encoding mitochondrial import inner membrane translocase subunit Tim21-like, with translation MNQTVTKLSRLLKRFPSRNTVFHFIRSDNFYCKTSYRRLLGTSTSSRKHEAVTCLDRDLLCAKRLRSQRFYATQKQTEDKKELVEAKEGPYSGLTRGEKVKEAGKDITYGLVILVGVGITGIIFYVVGRELFSSQSPSGIYGDALKKCMQNDQLISMLGEPMKGYGEMTRRRRRRHVSHQEFESGGAKYMRMRFYVEGPHGKATVTAEMKQNDAGKYEYRYIVAELQGYPARSVLVVDNT